In Thermoplasmata archaeon, the sequence TGCTCGGAGTCGCGGGAGGCTGGCTTCTCTGAGCGGACTTTTCCGCGCCCCGCCGCCGATTCGCATCCGTGCGAGCGGTCCCTTGTCGGCTCGTGCGGCGCGAGCGTTCGATTTCCCCTTCGGACAACGTTCGTCCCGTCGAGCGACGCGCGAAGTTCGTCGACGATTTTGCGAAAACGTCTCTTTGTCGCATCTCCAGTAGCGATAACAAAAGCTTTAATTTCGGACGCTCCTCTCTAACAAGGGATGGGACGAGGCGGTCTCTTGTTCCTTAGGCGCGTGTCGAGAGAGCGGGTGCTGTCGAGTCCGGGTGGGCTCGCGGGCGCCTGCGAAGGGAGATCAACGAATGGCGAGTGATGAGGGCGACGGGAAGGTGTCAAAGTCCGCGGACGATGTGCGGGACGAGTTCGAGGAGAAGATGGACCGCCTCCGTCGGCAGTACGAGCGGGACCTCCACTCCTTCCGTTACGAGATTGAGGAGCGGGAGTACCGGCTCAAGGCGTACGAGGACAAATTCAACAAGATCAAGCAACCGCCCCTCCTGTACGCGTACGTCGTCCGCAAGGAGGGCCCGGATCTCGACGGCAACCAAGTCGTCGTCGCGCGGGCGACGGAACTCCTGAAGGTCTCGACCGGTCTGGTGGACAAGGCGCAGCTCGGCGTCGGCCAATACGTCTGGGTGCATCCGCAGACGTACGCGATCGTCGAGGGCAGCGACGTTCACAACGAGGGCGTGATCGCGAAGGTCGCTGACATGATGGACGGCAAGCTCGTCATCTCGGTCGAGGGCGACATGGAGAAGCGGCTTATCGACTGTGACAAGGGCGTCTACAAGAAGCTGAAGCCCGGATTCCAGATCAGCGTGCTGCCTCCGACGATGGAGGTCCTCGATGTCCTCCCGAACCTGGAGGTCAAGTCGCTCCTGCTCGGCGAGAAGCCGAACGTCCAGTACACCGCGATCGGCGGATTGATGGAGGCGATCGAGCGGATCAAGGACGTCGTCGTCCTCCCGTACCAGGAGGCGAAGCTGTTCGCCCAAATCTCCCTGGAAGCGCCCCGCGGCATCCTGCTGTACGGTCCGCCGGGCTGCGGCAAGACCCTCCTCGTGAAGGCGATCGCGACGGAGAACGACATGACGTTCTTCAACGTGAGCATCGCCGACGTCCTCTCGAAGTGGGTCGGAGAGAGCGAGCGGATCATCAAGGAGATCTTCCGGCAGGCGCACGAGAAGAAGCCGAGCATTGTCTTCTTCGACGAGATCGAGGCCCTCTTCACCGTGCGGGGCATGATGGATACGTCCGGCGTGCACAAGAACATCATCGCCCAGATCCTCAGCGAGATGGACGGGCTCGTCGAGCTACACGACGTCTTCGTGATCGGCGCGACGAACCGCGCGGACCTGGTCGACCCAGCGCTCCTCCGGCCCGGCCGGTTCGACGAGATCATCGAGATCCCGCGGCCCGACCGGAAGGCGGCCGAGGAGGTCCTCCAGATCTACCTGAACGAGGGCCTCCCCGTCGCCTCCTCGCTCGAGGAGCAGGCCGGCGGCCACAAAGAGGCGATCGAGGCGCTCCGCCGGTACGTCCTCGACGAGCTGTACGGCGAAAACAAATGGGTCAAGGTCAAACTCGACACCGAGGCGAAAGAGGCGATCAAGACCGTGAAGCGGAAAGACATCATCTCCGGCGCGATCATCGAGGCGATCGTGACGACCGCCAAGAAGAACTTCGTCAAGCGGATCATCTCACTCAAGAAGACGGACCGGAAGAAGGAGGGCCTCAGCCAGAAAGACTTCGAGATGGCGATCGACGAGGAGTGCAAGGAGCACGCGATCACGGAGATGTACGTCTACGAGAAGCGCCAGCGGGAGGTCTTCCGGACCGGTGCGGACCCGATGGTCGGGTGACGCATGAAGAAGATGGTCCAGGGGACCGAGCACGAGTACACGCTGTACTGCCGGAAGATGGGCACGATGGGGTTCGACCCCCACATGATGGCCCTCGACCTCCTGCGCGACTCGGACCTGCACCTCGCAGGCGAGTTCATCACGAACGGATCGCGCGTCTACTACGACGTCGGCCACTTCGAGGTCAGCACGGCGGAGACGACGAACTTCCACGACGTGGTGACGTGGGAGAAGGCGGGCGAGAAGATCCTCGACTGGCTGCGTCGGATCATGGAGGAGAAGTACACCGGCGAGACGAAAATCCACGCGTTCAAGAACAACACCTCGCCCGACGGCACGTCGTACGGGTCGCACGAGAACTACTGCGTCTCGCGGGACGTCGCGTTCCCGGGGGCGTTCATTCGCGAGCTGGTGCCGCACCTCTCGACGCGGATCATCTACACGGGCGCGGGAGACATCGTCCGAGGGAAGTACGTCCTCTCGCCGATGGCGTTCCTGACGTCCCAGGTGATCAGCGGGGAGACGATGCACGACACGGGCATCCTCAACACGAGGGACGAGCCCCACGCGGACGGCCGGCTGTGGCGCCGCCTGCACGTGATCGTGGGGGACGCCCTGATGAACGAAAGCGCGATCATGCTGCGGCACTTCACGACGTCGGCCGTGCTGCAGCTGATGGAGGCTCAGCGGCTCGACGACGTGCCCCGCATGAAAGATCCGATCCGGGACCTGTGGCACAACGTCGAGATCCGGAACCCGGAGCAGTGGACCGTCGAGCTCGAGGACGGCAAGGTCGTGTCGCCGATCGACATCCAGCGGTACTACCTCGAAAAGATCGAGACGATTGTCGAGGACGACTGGGAGCACCGCGCCCTACGCATGTTCGAGGAGGTCCTCGACGACCTCGCGAACCGGCGGTCGAAAGATGCCGCGCGCCACGTCGAATGGCTCGACCGCTACTACGCGATTCAGGAAGCCGCCGACAAGAAAGGTGGTCCCGACGTCGAGATGATGGCGTGCAAACAGTACTCCGAGATCGCCGCAGAACGCTCACTTTTCTACAAACGGCAGCGCGCGGGCCTCGTGGATCGCATCACGGACGACGAGGCCATCAAGCGGGCGATTTATGAACCGCCCGAAGACAGTCGTGCTCACTTGCGCCGAGAGCTGTGCGACACATTCAATATCGAGCTAATCGATTGGTCCATGCTGATCGTGAACGACGGAACGAGGCGGCGCATCGATTTGCTCGATCCCTATGCCACCAAATTGGAGACACCGTATGCAACAGCAAGCTGAGGACAGGCCGAAAAAGCGCAAGAAGCAGGAAAAGAAGCTAGAGTTTGAGGCTGGCAAGGTCTTCACTCCCGGCGAAGTGAAGGAAGAGGACTTCGAGCTCGATCTAGAATCGGCGAAATTCAGAGCTCAAAAAGGCCAAGGCGGAGATCGCCGAGCCTGAATAGTTTCACCGACCTCTGGCCTAAATCTTCTCTAGTAGCTGCAACATGCTCATCCGGTGCTTTCAGCAGAATACCTCGCCGGACTACTGGACGGCGAAGGATCTCTTTCCTTGGCCAGACGATACCGTCGGGATCGGTCGACTGAGTATTCTGTGCGAGTCGCCGTCTATAATTGTGACAGACTTGTTTTGGAAGCAGTCCAAAAAAGCTGGGGCGGACATCTCGCTTCTGTCGGGCCGAGGCATCCTGAGTGGCGAGCGGCGCATTCTCTGATTTGGACGAACTCTGCCGCGGCAGGAGTGCTACGTGCGCTGGTGCCCCATTTGCGCGTCAAGGCGAGGCACGCTGCAGCGCTATTACGATTCCAAGCGCACGTCAATGAGTCCGCGCGTTCTCGCGATTCGGCAGGCCGGTTACTGCCAATCACGCGACGTGAACAGAGGATTCGAGCTCGGCTTCATGCCCAACTCAAATCAATGAATCGCCGAGGAAGCCTGGTGCGATCCCGGGGGAAATCCCGGGCGAACTCGTCGGTCCATGAGGCCAGAATCTCAGGCGAGTATCTCGCCGGATTTGTCGACGCCGAAGGGTCACTGATGATCGCGAAGTTCAGAGCCACAAGCCCTGGGAAGTGGTACTACAGGGCGAGAGCGTCCCTCGATAACGTGGACGGCCAAGT encodes:
- a CDS encoding AAA family ATPase; translation: MASDEGDGKVSKSADDVRDEFEEKMDRLRRQYERDLHSFRYEIEEREYRLKAYEDKFNKIKQPPLLYAYVVRKEGPDLDGNQVVVARATELLKVSTGLVDKAQLGVGQYVWVHPQTYAIVEGSDVHNEGVIAKVADMMDGKLVISVEGDMEKRLIDCDKGVYKKLKPGFQISVLPPTMEVLDVLPNLEVKSLLLGEKPNVQYTAIGGLMEAIERIKDVVVLPYQEAKLFAQISLEAPRGILLYGPPGCGKTLLVKAIATENDMTFFNVSIADVLSKWVGESERIIKEIFRQAHEKKPSIVFFDEIEALFTVRGMMDTSGVHKNIIAQILSEMDGLVELHDVFVIGATNRADLVDPALLRPGRFDEIIEIPRPDRKAAEEVLQIYLNEGLPVASSLEEQAGGHKEAIEALRRYVLDELYGENKWVKVKLDTEAKEAIKTVKRKDIISGAIIEAIVTTAKKNFVKRIISLKKTDRKKEGLSQKDFEMAIDEECKEHAITEMYVYEKRQREVFRTGADPMVG
- a CDS encoding proteasome accessory factor PafA2 family protein; this encodes MKKMVQGTEHEYTLYCRKMGTMGFDPHMMALDLLRDSDLHLAGEFITNGSRVYYDVGHFEVSTAETTNFHDVVTWEKAGEKILDWLRRIMEEKYTGETKIHAFKNNTSPDGTSYGSHENYCVSRDVAFPGAFIRELVPHLSTRIIYTGAGDIVRGKYVLSPMAFLTSQVISGETMHDTGILNTRDEPHADGRLWRRLHVIVGDALMNESAIMLRHFTTSAVLQLMEAQRLDDVPRMKDPIRDLWHNVEIRNPEQWTVELEDGKVVSPIDIQRYYLEKIETIVEDDWEHRALRMFEEVLDDLANRRSKDAARHVEWLDRYYAIQEAADKKGGPDVEMMACKQYSEIAAERSLFYKRQRAGLVDRITDDEAIKRAIYEPPEDSRAHLRRELCDTFNIELIDWSMLIVNDGTRRRIDLLDPYATKLETPYATAS